The Kwoniella shivajii chromosome 7, complete sequence genome includes a region encoding these proteins:
- a CDS encoding serine/threonine-protein phosphatase PP2A catalytic subunit, whose product MSSNDDVDAWIAQLMQCKPLSEPEVKKLCDKAREVLMEESNVQPVRCPVTVCGDIHGQFHDLSELFRIGGNSPDTNYLFMGDYVDRGYYSVETVTLLVALKLRYRDRVTILRGNHESRQITQVYGFYDECLRKYGNANVWKFFTDLFDYLPLTALIDNQIFCLHGGLSPSIDTLDHIRSIDRIQEVPHEGPMCDLLWSDPDDRCGWGISPRGAGYTFGQDISEAFNHNNGLTLVARAHQLVMEGFSWSQERNVVTIFSAPNYCYRCGNQAAILEVDDALKYTFLQFDPAPRAGEPLVSRRPPDYFL is encoded by the exons ATGTCATCAAACGATGACGTCGATGCTTGGATCGCTCAGTTGATGCAATGCAAGCCTTTAAGTGAACctgaggtgaagaagctatgtGATAAG GCTAGAGAAGTGTTGATGGAGGAATCAAATGTTCAACCTGTACGGTGTCCTGTAACAGTTTGTGGTGATATCCATGGTCAATTC CACGATCTCTCTGAATTATTCAGGATCGGTGGTAACTCCCCTGACACAAATTATCTTTTCATGGGTGATTATGTCGACCGTGGTTATTATTCAGTTGAAACAGTCACTCTACTGGTCGCTTTGAAACTTCGTTATAGAGATAGAGTAACTATTCTTCGTGGAAATCATGAATCAAGACAGATCACTCAAGTTTATGGATTTTACGATGAATGTCTAAGGAAATATGGAAATGCAAATGTTTGGAAATTTTTTACCGATTTATTCGATTATTTACCATTAACCGCTTTGATCGAtaatcaa ATCTTCTGTCTCCACGGTGGTCTATCCCCCTCTATCGATACACTTGATCATATTCGATCGATTGACAGAATTCAGGAAGTACCTCACGAAGGTCCAATGTGTGATCTGCTTTGGTCAGACCCTGATGATCGATGTGGTTGGGGTATAAGTCCTCGAGGTGCAGGTTATACTTTCGGTCAAGATATTTCCGAAGCCTTCA ACCATAACAACGGTTTGACATTGGTAGCAAGAGCACACCAACTGGTCATGGAAGGTTTCTCTTGGTCTCAAGAACGAAATGTCGTTACTATATTCTCAGCACCAAACTACTGTTATAGATGTGGAAATCAAGCTGCTATATTAGAAGTAGACGACGCATTGAAATACACATT CCTTCAATTCGATCCAGCACCCAGAGCAGGAGAACCTCTCGTTTCTAGAAGACCCCCAGACTAT TTCCTTTAA